In Rosa chinensis cultivar Old Blush chromosome 1, RchiOBHm-V2, whole genome shotgun sequence, a genomic segment contains:
- the LOC112181964 gene encoding uncharacterized protein LOC112181964 isoform X1, whose protein sequence is MGELEGWAQPASGLLLNGLLPNEAASVMRVLDSERWTKAEERTAELIACIQPNPPSEERRIAVADYVQRLIIKCFPCQVFTFGSVPLKTYLPDGDIDLTAFSKTQSLKDSWAHQVRDMLENEEKNENAEFRVKEVQYIQAEVKIIKCLVENIVVDISFNQLGGLCTLCFLEEVDHLINQNHLFKRSIILIKAWCYYESRILGAHHGLISTYALETLVLYIFHVFNNSFAGPLEVLYRFLEFFSKFDWENFCVSLRGPVPISSLPDVTAEPPRKDGGELLLSEVFLDACSSVYAVRPGGQENQGQAFVSKHFNVIDPLRINNNLGRSVSKGNFFRIRSAFAFGAKRLARLLDCSKEDLCFEVNQFFLNTWDRHGSGHRPDAPHNDLRHLRLSNADHLHGSENRRNNLSGKKNESSSGRDTQGEGKHGSLSVSSQQGSYPIESISRNSVFSSVTDGQSQKNHVNMNIGRASDQIRKEINPDLGAHVDKGQRKPDSLVNDLHGRFLFARTRSSPELTDTYSEVPSQGRRNRAPESGKSQTYSTRLDNSRRKNLEADNLASHRFRSSADDPSSANHIPSHQSLDVVVDSNNSYQDESGSSTIAEDFPSISGTQGMHQEEQDLVNMMASSAAHGFNGQVHLPLNLGSGHLPFPIPSSVLASMGYAQRNMGGMFPTNFPLMESPWGTNMHFPQGVVPSPLTHYFPGMGLTSNPEESVEPGNEDFGSVEMNSSETDHDFWHNQERGSTSGFDHDNGGLEMLEADDRQQSTSAGYNSHPSSRIGAGVSSMRVQQKSPKESRDSTREDHVDDFQYQDNRGNEVYFDDRVSSRSLSANYTSSARSKTSSESSWEGSSAKVSKSTREKRGRKAALSTAPSTSYGKGKSVSEHSSTQADDENKDWNLPTTLGAEMVERSTLSQPVASLHVPRHQMPGFEPSQTSGSDSLMPFPVLLGPGSRQRATNDSGATYTFYPTGPPVPFVTMLPYYNFPAEAGTSDVSSQFSREDGPESDSGQNFDSAEGIDQPELRISNSMGRVAPIEPSEYKSDILHSDFASHYQNLQYGRLCQNPRHSPPMVYPSPVMVPPAYLQGRFPWDGPGRPLSANMNLITQLMNYGPRVVPVAAPLQSVSNRPASVYQRYVDEIPRYRSGTGTYLPNPKVSARDRHTSSARRGSFNYDRNDHHGDREGNWNANSKSRASARNHSRSQAEKPNSRVDRMAASESRAERPWSSHRHDSFPSYQSQNGPIRSSTTQSGSTNVAYGMYPLPGMNPGGVSSNGPTMPPLVMLYPYDQNAGYGPPPAEQLEFGSLGPVGFSGLNEASQLNEGSRMGGVFEEQRFHGGSTQRSSPDQPSSPHIQRGV, encoded by the exons ATGGGCGAACTTGAAGGGTGGGCACAGCCAGCAAGTGGGCTATTGCTGAATGGCCTATTGCCCAATGAAGCCGCCTCCGTGATGCGAGTGCTGGATTCCGAGCGATGGACCAAGGCGGAGGAGAGAACTGCAGAGCTTATTGCCTGCATTCAGCCCAATCCACCCTCAGAAGAGCGCCGAATTGCCGTTGCCGATTATGTGCAGCGGCTTATCATCAAGTGCTTCCCATGCCAG GTGTTCACTTTTGGGTCTGTGCCCCTCAAGACTTATCTGCCTGATGGAGATATTGACCTCACAGCCTTCAGCAAGACTCAAAGTTTGAAAGACTCATGGGCCCATCAGGTTCGTGATATGCTGGAGAATGAGGAGAAGAATGAGAATGCTGAATTTCGTGTCAAAGAGGTTCAATACATTCAAGCTGAA GTAAAGATAATCAAGTGCCTTGTGGAAAACATTGTAGTAGACATATCCTTTAATCAGCTGGGAGGCTTGTGCACCCTTTGTTTCCTTGAGGAG GTCGATCATCtcataaatcaaaatcatttgTTCAAGCGTAGTATTATACTGATAAAGGCCTGGTGTTATTATGAGAGCCGAATACTAGGCGCTCACCATGGACTTATCTCCACCTACGCTTTGGAAACATTGGTTTTATacatttttcatgttttcaaCAACTCCTTTGCTGGACCACTTGAG GTCTTGTATCGCTTTCTAGAGTTCTTTAGTAAGTTTGACTGGGAGAACTTTTGTGTTAGCTTAAGGGGTCCTGTGCCCATTAGTTCTCTTCCAGATGTAACTG CCGAACCTCCTCGAAAAGATGGTGGAGAGTTACTACTAAGCGAAGTGTTTCTTGATGCGTGTAGCTCAGTGTATGCTGTCCGCCCTGGTGGTCAAGAAAATCAGGGCCAAGCTTTTGTTTCCAAACATTTTAATGTTATTGATCCTTTGAGAATCAACAACAACCTTGGACGTAGTGTTAGTAAAG GTAACTTCTTTAGGATACGCAGTGCATTTGCATTTGGGGCTAAAAGGCTGGCCAGGTTGCTTGATTGTTCAAAGGAGGATCTATGTTTCGAAGTAAATCAGTTTTTTCTCAACACTTGGGATAGACATGGAAGTGGTCATCGACCTGATGCACCACATAATGATCTTAGGCACTTGCGACTTTCAAATGCAGACCACTTACATGGGTCTGAGAATCGCAGGAACAACTTAAGCggcaaaaaaaatgaaagttcCTCCGGTCGAGATACTCAAGGTGAGGGAAAACATGGTTCACTTAGTGTTTCCTCTCAGCAGGGTAGTTATCCTATAGAAAGCATATCACGGAACAGTGTTTTTTCTAGTGTAACTGATGGTCAAAGCCAAAAGAATCATGTGAACATgaacattgggagggcctctgATCAGATTAGAAAGGAAATCAATCCCGACCTGGGTGCACATGTGGATAAAGGTCAGAGAAAACCAGATAGCTTGGTTAATGACCTTCACGGGAGGTTTCTTTTTGCAAGGACACGCTCTAGTCCTGAGCTTACTGATACATATAGTGAAGTTCCCTCTCAAGGTCGGCGGAATAGGGCCCCAGAGAGTGGGAAAAGCCAAACTTATTCCACGAGGTTGGATAATAGCAGGAGGAAGAACCTTGAGGCTGATAATTTAGCAAGCCACAGATTTAGATCTTCAGCTGATGATCCTTCATCTGCTAACCATATTCCATCCCATCAAAGCCTTGATGTTGTGGTTGATTCAAATAATAGCTACCAGGATGAATCTGGTTCGAGTACTATTGCTGAAGATTTTCCGTCTATTTCAGGGACACAAGGGATGCACCAGGAGGAGCAAGATCTTGTTAACATGATGGCATCTTCTGCAGCTCATGGTTTCAATGGACAGGTTCATCTTCCCCTGAATTTGGGTTCTGGTCATTTACCATTTCCAATCCCATCTTCTGTTCTTGCTTCGATGGGATATGCTCAGAGGAATATGGGTGGCATGTTTCCCACAAATTTTCCCTTGATGGAGAGTCCTTGGGGAACGAATATGCATTTTCCTCAAGGTGTTGTTCCGTCACCTTTAACTCATTATTTCCCTGGCATGGGGTTGACATCAAATCCTGAAGAATCGGTGGAACCTGGTAATGAAGATTTTGGTTCTGTGGAGATGAACTCAAGTGAAACTGATCATGATTTCTGGCACAACCAGGAGAGGGGATCTACTAGTGGATTTGATCATGATAATGGAGGTTTGGAAATGCTTGAGGCAGATGATAGGCAACAGTCAACCTCAGCTGGTTATAACTCCCATCCTTCATCTCGGATAGGCGCTGGTGTAAGTTCTATGCGAGTTCAACAAAAGTCCCCTAAAGAAAGCCGAGATTCAACGAGAGAAGATCATGTCGATGATTTTCAGTATCAAGATAACCGAGGAAATGAGGTATACTTTGATGACCGAGTGAGTTCTAGGTCGTTGTCGGCCAATTATACTAGTTCTGCAAGAAGCAAGACCTCCTCTGAGAGTTCTTGGGAAGGATCATCAGCAAAAGTGTCAAAGTCAACAAGGGAAAAACGGGGCAGAAAAGCTGCTCTGTCAACAGCTCCATCTACCTCATATGGGAAAGGTAAGAGTGTGTCTGAACATTCTTCTACTCAGGCAGATGATGAAAACAAAGATTGGAATCTGCCAACAACTTTAGGTGCTGAAATGGTAGAAAGAAGCACACTATCTCAACCTGTTGCTTCCTTGCATGTTCCAAGACATCAAATGCCGGGTTTTGAACCATCTCAAACAAGTGGATCAGATTCGCTGATGCCTTTCCCAGTTCTCTTAGGGCCTGGCTCACGACAGAGAGCTACAAATGATTCTGGTGCTACCTACACATTTTATCCTACGGGACCTCCAGTTCCATTTGTTACAATGCTACCATATTACAATTTCCCAGCAGAGGCAGGAACTTCAGATGTATCAAGCCAATTCAGTAGGGAAGATGGACCTGAAAGTGATTCTGGTCAGAACTTTGATTCAGCTGAAGGAATTGATCAACCTGAGTTAAGAATTTCTAACTCCATGGGAAGGGTTGCTCCTATTGAGCCTTCTGAGTATAAATCTGACATCCTTCACAGTGACTTTGCCAGCCATTATCAGAATTTGCAGTATGGACGGTTATGCCAAAATCCTCGGCATTCTCCACCTATGGTTTATCCTTCACCTGTTATGGTGCCCCCTGCCTACTTGCAAGGGCGATTTCCTTGGGATGGTCCTGGGAGACCTCTCTCAGCCAATATGAATCTCATCACTCAGCTTATGAATTATGGCCCTCGTGTTGTTCCTGTTGCTGCGCCTCTCCAGTCTGTTTCTAACAGACCTGCTAGTGTGTATCAACGCTATGTTGATGAGATTCCAAGATACCGCAGTGGGACAGGGACCTACCTTCCAAATCCT AAGGTTTCTGCAAGGGACCGCCATACTTCAAGTGCAAGAAGGGGGAGTTTCAATTATGACAGAAATGACCACCATGGTGATAGAGAAGGGAACTGGAATGCCAACTCAAAGTCACGAGCTTCTGCACGCAACCACAGTCGCAGCCAAGCTGAGAAGCCAAATTCAAGAGTAGACCGTATGGCAGCTAGTGAGAGCCGTGCTGAGAGGCCATGGAGCTCACATAGACATGATTCATTCCCTTCATATCAATCTCAAAACGGTCCTATCCGCTCAAGTACTACACAGAGTGGTTCCACTAATGTGGCATATGGCATGTATCCACTACCAGGCATGAATCCCGGTGGGGTGTCATCAAATGGACCTACCATGCCCCCTCTTGTCATGCTATATCCTTATGATCAAAATGCTGGCTATGGGCCACCACCTGCCGAACAGCTGGAGTTTGGTTCTCTTGGACCAGTGGGTTTCTCAGGTTTGAATGAAGCTTCACAGTTAAATGAGGGGAGTCGGATGGGTGGAGTATTCGAGGAACAAAGATTTCACGGTGGCTCAACTCAACGATCGTCACCTGATCAGCCTTCCTCACCACACATCCAGAG GGGAGTTTGA
- the LOC112181964 gene encoding uncharacterized protein LOC112181964 isoform X2, producing the protein MGELEGWAQPASGLLLNGLLPNEAASVMRVLDSERWTKAEERTAELIACIQPNPPSEERRIAVADYVQRLIIKCFPCQVFTFGSVPLKTYLPDGDIDLTAFSKTQSLKDSWAHQVRDMLENEEKNENAEFRVKEVQYIQAEVKIIKCLVENIVVDISFNQLGGLCTLCFLEEVDHLINQNHLFKRSIILIKAWCYYESRILGAHHGLISTYALETLVLYIFHVFNNSFAGPLEVLYRFLEFFSKFDWENFCVSLRGPVPISSLPDVTAEPPRKDGGELLLSEVFLDACSSVYAVRPGGQENQGQAFVSKHFNVIDPLRINNNLGRSVSKGNFFRIRSAFAFGAKRLARLLDCSKEDLCFEVNQFFLNTWDRHGSGHRPDAPHNDLRHLRLSNADHLHGSENRRNNLSGKKNESSSGRDTQGEGKHGSLSVSSQQGSYPIESISRNSVFSSVTDGQSQKNHVNMNIGRASDQIRKEINPDLGAHVDKGQRKPDSLVNDLHGRFLFARTRSSPELTDTYSEVPSQGRRNRAPESGKSQTYSTRLDNSRRKNLEADNLASHRFRSSADDPSSANHIPSHQSLDVVVDSNNSYQDESGSSTIAEDFPSISGTQGMHQEEQDLVNMMASSAAHGFNGQVHLPLNLGSGHLPFPIPSSVLASMGYAQRNMGGMFPTNFPLMESPWGTNMHFPQGVVPSPLTHYFPGMGLTSNPEESVEPGNEDFGSVEMNSSETDHDFWHNQERGSTSGFDHDNGGLEMLEADDRQQSTSAGYNSHPSSRIGAGVSSMRVQQKSPKESRDSTREDHVDDFQYQDNRGNEVYFDDRVSSRSLSANYTSSARSKTSSESSWEGSSAKVSKSTREKRGRKAALSTAPSTSYGKGKSVSEHSSTQADDENKDWNLPTTLGAEMVERSTLSQPVASLHVPRHQMPGFEPSQTSGSDSLMPFPVLLGPGSRQRATNDSGATYTFYPTGPPVPFVTMLPYYNFPAEAGTSDVSSQFSREDGPESDSGQNFDSAEGIDQPELRISNSMGRVAPIEPSEYKSDILHSDFASHYQNLQYGRLCQNPRHSPPMVYPSPVMVPPAYLQGRFPWDGPGRPLSANMNLITQLMNYGPRVVPVAAPLQSVSNRPASVYQRYVDEIPRYRSGTGTYLPNPVSARDRHTSSARRGSFNYDRNDHHGDREGNWNANSKSRASARNHSRSQAEKPNSRVDRMAASESRAERPWSSHRHDSFPSYQSQNGPIRSSTTQSGSTNVAYGMYPLPGMNPGGVSSNGPTMPPLVMLYPYDQNAGYGPPPAEQLEFGSLGPVGFSGLNEASQLNEGSRMGGVFEEQRFHGGSTQRSSPDQPSSPHIQRGV; encoded by the exons ATGGGCGAACTTGAAGGGTGGGCACAGCCAGCAAGTGGGCTATTGCTGAATGGCCTATTGCCCAATGAAGCCGCCTCCGTGATGCGAGTGCTGGATTCCGAGCGATGGACCAAGGCGGAGGAGAGAACTGCAGAGCTTATTGCCTGCATTCAGCCCAATCCACCCTCAGAAGAGCGCCGAATTGCCGTTGCCGATTATGTGCAGCGGCTTATCATCAAGTGCTTCCCATGCCAG GTGTTCACTTTTGGGTCTGTGCCCCTCAAGACTTATCTGCCTGATGGAGATATTGACCTCACAGCCTTCAGCAAGACTCAAAGTTTGAAAGACTCATGGGCCCATCAGGTTCGTGATATGCTGGAGAATGAGGAGAAGAATGAGAATGCTGAATTTCGTGTCAAAGAGGTTCAATACATTCAAGCTGAA GTAAAGATAATCAAGTGCCTTGTGGAAAACATTGTAGTAGACATATCCTTTAATCAGCTGGGAGGCTTGTGCACCCTTTGTTTCCTTGAGGAG GTCGATCATCtcataaatcaaaatcatttgTTCAAGCGTAGTATTATACTGATAAAGGCCTGGTGTTATTATGAGAGCCGAATACTAGGCGCTCACCATGGACTTATCTCCACCTACGCTTTGGAAACATTGGTTTTATacatttttcatgttttcaaCAACTCCTTTGCTGGACCACTTGAG GTCTTGTATCGCTTTCTAGAGTTCTTTAGTAAGTTTGACTGGGAGAACTTTTGTGTTAGCTTAAGGGGTCCTGTGCCCATTAGTTCTCTTCCAGATGTAACTG CCGAACCTCCTCGAAAAGATGGTGGAGAGTTACTACTAAGCGAAGTGTTTCTTGATGCGTGTAGCTCAGTGTATGCTGTCCGCCCTGGTGGTCAAGAAAATCAGGGCCAAGCTTTTGTTTCCAAACATTTTAATGTTATTGATCCTTTGAGAATCAACAACAACCTTGGACGTAGTGTTAGTAAAG GTAACTTCTTTAGGATACGCAGTGCATTTGCATTTGGGGCTAAAAGGCTGGCCAGGTTGCTTGATTGTTCAAAGGAGGATCTATGTTTCGAAGTAAATCAGTTTTTTCTCAACACTTGGGATAGACATGGAAGTGGTCATCGACCTGATGCACCACATAATGATCTTAGGCACTTGCGACTTTCAAATGCAGACCACTTACATGGGTCTGAGAATCGCAGGAACAACTTAAGCggcaaaaaaaatgaaagttcCTCCGGTCGAGATACTCAAGGTGAGGGAAAACATGGTTCACTTAGTGTTTCCTCTCAGCAGGGTAGTTATCCTATAGAAAGCATATCACGGAACAGTGTTTTTTCTAGTGTAACTGATGGTCAAAGCCAAAAGAATCATGTGAACATgaacattgggagggcctctgATCAGATTAGAAAGGAAATCAATCCCGACCTGGGTGCACATGTGGATAAAGGTCAGAGAAAACCAGATAGCTTGGTTAATGACCTTCACGGGAGGTTTCTTTTTGCAAGGACACGCTCTAGTCCTGAGCTTACTGATACATATAGTGAAGTTCCCTCTCAAGGTCGGCGGAATAGGGCCCCAGAGAGTGGGAAAAGCCAAACTTATTCCACGAGGTTGGATAATAGCAGGAGGAAGAACCTTGAGGCTGATAATTTAGCAAGCCACAGATTTAGATCTTCAGCTGATGATCCTTCATCTGCTAACCATATTCCATCCCATCAAAGCCTTGATGTTGTGGTTGATTCAAATAATAGCTACCAGGATGAATCTGGTTCGAGTACTATTGCTGAAGATTTTCCGTCTATTTCAGGGACACAAGGGATGCACCAGGAGGAGCAAGATCTTGTTAACATGATGGCATCTTCTGCAGCTCATGGTTTCAATGGACAGGTTCATCTTCCCCTGAATTTGGGTTCTGGTCATTTACCATTTCCAATCCCATCTTCTGTTCTTGCTTCGATGGGATATGCTCAGAGGAATATGGGTGGCATGTTTCCCACAAATTTTCCCTTGATGGAGAGTCCTTGGGGAACGAATATGCATTTTCCTCAAGGTGTTGTTCCGTCACCTTTAACTCATTATTTCCCTGGCATGGGGTTGACATCAAATCCTGAAGAATCGGTGGAACCTGGTAATGAAGATTTTGGTTCTGTGGAGATGAACTCAAGTGAAACTGATCATGATTTCTGGCACAACCAGGAGAGGGGATCTACTAGTGGATTTGATCATGATAATGGAGGTTTGGAAATGCTTGAGGCAGATGATAGGCAACAGTCAACCTCAGCTGGTTATAACTCCCATCCTTCATCTCGGATAGGCGCTGGTGTAAGTTCTATGCGAGTTCAACAAAAGTCCCCTAAAGAAAGCCGAGATTCAACGAGAGAAGATCATGTCGATGATTTTCAGTATCAAGATAACCGAGGAAATGAGGTATACTTTGATGACCGAGTGAGTTCTAGGTCGTTGTCGGCCAATTATACTAGTTCTGCAAGAAGCAAGACCTCCTCTGAGAGTTCTTGGGAAGGATCATCAGCAAAAGTGTCAAAGTCAACAAGGGAAAAACGGGGCAGAAAAGCTGCTCTGTCAACAGCTCCATCTACCTCATATGGGAAAGGTAAGAGTGTGTCTGAACATTCTTCTACTCAGGCAGATGATGAAAACAAAGATTGGAATCTGCCAACAACTTTAGGTGCTGAAATGGTAGAAAGAAGCACACTATCTCAACCTGTTGCTTCCTTGCATGTTCCAAGACATCAAATGCCGGGTTTTGAACCATCTCAAACAAGTGGATCAGATTCGCTGATGCCTTTCCCAGTTCTCTTAGGGCCTGGCTCACGACAGAGAGCTACAAATGATTCTGGTGCTACCTACACATTTTATCCTACGGGACCTCCAGTTCCATTTGTTACAATGCTACCATATTACAATTTCCCAGCAGAGGCAGGAACTTCAGATGTATCAAGCCAATTCAGTAGGGAAGATGGACCTGAAAGTGATTCTGGTCAGAACTTTGATTCAGCTGAAGGAATTGATCAACCTGAGTTAAGAATTTCTAACTCCATGGGAAGGGTTGCTCCTATTGAGCCTTCTGAGTATAAATCTGACATCCTTCACAGTGACTTTGCCAGCCATTATCAGAATTTGCAGTATGGACGGTTATGCCAAAATCCTCGGCATTCTCCACCTATGGTTTATCCTTCACCTGTTATGGTGCCCCCTGCCTACTTGCAAGGGCGATTTCCTTGGGATGGTCCTGGGAGACCTCTCTCAGCCAATATGAATCTCATCACTCAGCTTATGAATTATGGCCCTCGTGTTGTTCCTGTTGCTGCGCCTCTCCAGTCTGTTTCTAACAGACCTGCTAGTGTGTATCAACGCTATGTTGATGAGATTCCAAGATACCGCAGTGGGACAGGGACCTACCTTCCAAATCCT GTTTCTGCAAGGGACCGCCATACTTCAAGTGCAAGAAGGGGGAGTTTCAATTATGACAGAAATGACCACCATGGTGATAGAGAAGGGAACTGGAATGCCAACTCAAAGTCACGAGCTTCTGCACGCAACCACAGTCGCAGCCAAGCTGAGAAGCCAAATTCAAGAGTAGACCGTATGGCAGCTAGTGAGAGCCGTGCTGAGAGGCCATGGAGCTCACATAGACATGATTCATTCCCTTCATATCAATCTCAAAACGGTCCTATCCGCTCAAGTACTACACAGAGTGGTTCCACTAATGTGGCATATGGCATGTATCCACTACCAGGCATGAATCCCGGTGGGGTGTCATCAAATGGACCTACCATGCCCCCTCTTGTCATGCTATATCCTTATGATCAAAATGCTGGCTATGGGCCACCACCTGCCGAACAGCTGGAGTTTGGTTCTCTTGGACCAGTGGGTTTCTCAGGTTTGAATGAAGCTTCACAGTTAAATGAGGGGAGTCGGATGGGTGGAGTATTCGAGGAACAAAGATTTCACGGTGGCTCAACTCAACGATCGTCACCTGATCAGCCTTCCTCACCACACATCCAGAG GGGAGTTTGA